A genomic segment from Truepera sp. encodes:
- a CDS encoding carbohydrate ABC transporter permease — MATEAVTRGRSVATVVRGRSLVESVLNVLGWVVLVLAVALVLTPLAFMFIASFMPAKDIMRMPFEWWPKSLYLDNFWQAIRGNDGKFIFPRAILNSVIVAGSVAFTTVLFSTAAGYGLTKLRFRGSNVVFMLILSTLMIPFETVMIPLYVVVTGLGMQNTYAGLIVPFLLSAFGVFLMRQSLLTFPDELIDASRIDGASELGIFFRIVVPNMLPVMAVLAVLTFEQQWDNLIWPLLVVQKPALKTMPLYVVTFMEEKTTNEGAMVAVAALASIPMLVIFFSLAKYFLKGANVFSAGKE, encoded by the coding sequence ATGGCAACTGAAGCCGTGACCAGGGGGCGCTCCGTGGCCACTGTCGTGCGGGGGCGCAGCCTCGTTGAGTCCGTCCTCAACGTCCTCGGCTGGGTGGTGCTGGTCCTGGCGGTGGCGCTCGTGCTTACGCCCCTCGCCTTCATGTTCATAGCTTCGTTCATGCCTGCGAAGGACATCATGCGGATGCCGTTCGAATGGTGGCCGAAGAGCCTCTATCTGGACAACTTCTGGCAAGCGATCCGTGGTAACGACGGCAAGTTCATCTTCCCACGCGCCATCTTGAACTCGGTCATCGTTGCCGGCAGCGTCGCGTTCACCACCGTGCTCTTCTCCACCGCCGCCGGTTACGGCCTCACGAAGCTCCGGTTCCGCGGCAGCAACGTCGTCTTCATGCTCATCCTCTCCACGCTGATGATCCCGTTCGAGACCGTCATGATCCCCCTGTACGTAGTCGTCACGGGGCTCGGGATGCAGAACACCTACGCGGGCTTGATCGTGCCGTTCCTCCTCAGTGCCTTCGGGGTCTTCCTCATGCGCCAGTCACTGCTCACCTTCCCGGACGAGCTGATCGATGCGTCTCGCATCGACGGCGCCTCCGAGTTGGGCATCTTCTTCCGCATCGTCGTGCCCAACATGCTGCCCGTGATGGCCGTGCTGGCCGTCCTGACGTTCGAGCAGCAGTGGGACAACCTGATCTGGCCGCTGCTCGTGGTGCAGAAGCCTGCGCTCAAGACCATGCCCTTGTACGTGGTGACGTTCATGGAGGAGAAGACCACCAACGAGGGCGCGATGGTGGCCGTGGCGGCCCTGGCCAGCATCCCGATGCTGGTGATCTTCTTCAGCCTTGCGAAGTACTTCCTCAAGGGCGCCAACGTCTTCTCGGCCGGTAAGGAGTGA
- a CDS encoding sugar ABC transporter permease yields the protein MARRKPVITVATRRALWGWGFVLPALAYFAVFSFYPIFNAFWLSLHSKNVLSLRPPRFIGLRNYVDLVNSATFWSSWKATGLFTVSTAVPLVLVSLFLAGLIASRLRLQRFFQMSLYSPAVIPGVVAAAVWLLLLDPRGIANQWVNFVLGVSGVDRKWLANPDMVRFSTVLVYFWGKLGFFTIIFIAGLGAIPQSVKEAARVDGATGWQLYRHITLPLLKPTTLLVSIMAMIFCMRTFSTQYLFTRAGAPLEPINVVTLGIYNTGIRDYQIGLASAMSVVLLLVMFVLALLQFRLSGRQDA from the coding sequence GTGGCCCGTAGGAAGCCCGTAATAACGGTCGCTACCCGGAGGGCTCTGTGGGGCTGGGGGTTCGTACTCCCAGCCCTCGCCTACTTCGCGGTCTTCAGCTTCTACCCGATCTTCAACGCGTTCTGGTTGAGCCTCCACAGCAAGAACGTCCTTTCGTTGCGCCCGCCGCGCTTCATCGGCTTGCGCAACTACGTCGACCTGGTCAACTCCGCCACCTTCTGGAGTTCGTGGAAGGCGACCGGCCTCTTCACGGTGAGCACGGCCGTGCCCCTGGTGCTCGTCAGCCTCTTCCTCGCCGGCCTCATCGCGTCCCGGCTCAGGCTGCAACGCTTCTTTCAGATGTCCTTGTACTCGCCCGCAGTGATCCCGGGCGTGGTGGCCGCCGCCGTGTGGCTGCTGCTGCTCGACCCGCGCGGCATCGCCAACCAGTGGGTCAACTTCGTGCTGGGCGTCAGCGGCGTGGACCGCAAGTGGTTGGCGAACCCCGACATGGTCAGGTTCTCCACCGTGCTCGTATATTTCTGGGGCAAGCTAGGATTCTTCACCATCATCTTCATCGCGGGGCTCGGGGCCATCCCGCAAAGCGTCAAGGAGGCCGCAAGGGTGGACGGCGCCACGGGCTGGCAGTTGTACCGCCACATCACCTTGCCGCTGCTCAAGCCAACGACGCTGCTCGTATCGATCATGGCCATGATCTTCTGCATGCGCACGTTCAGCACGCAGTACCTCTTCACTCGCGCCGGGGCTCCGCTCGAGCCCATCAACGTGGTGACACTCGGGATCTACAACACCGGAATCCGCGACTACCAGATAGGGTTGGCGAGCGCGATGAGCGTGGTGCTGCTGCTCGTCATGTTCGTGCTGGCCCTGCTGCAGTTCCGCCTCTCGGGAAGGCAGGACGCCTGA